In the Haloplasma contractile SSD-17B genome, one interval contains:
- a CDS encoding signal peptidase I, with product MKKIELNKEVIKKSLSVFMIGFALFMLIFTIVSVNVNKDYGRGFMGYKLFIVLSDSMKPKFEAGDIVISKVVNSESLQSGDTVTFYVNDGTVVTHQIQGKTVHESKDAFITKGINVDQADEDPVLASNVIGKYLFRIPNGGHLLDFIKTPIGYITTIFMPLLVLIAMSGWEFIKQFKEYKREKTQEIEVKKAELDAEIERNKKLYEELNQMKEQLKMNGNNG from the coding sequence ATGAAAAAAATAGAACTTAATAAGGAAGTCATTAAAAAAAGCTTATCCGTATTCATGATTGGCTTTGCACTGTTTATGTTGATTTTTACAATTGTTTCAGTTAACGTGAACAAAGATTATGGAAGAGGGTTTATGGGTTATAAACTATTTATCGTATTATCAGATTCAATGAAACCTAAATTTGAAGCTGGTGATATCGTGATTTCAAAAGTAGTTAATTCAGAATCACTTCAATCAGGAGATACAGTTACATTTTATGTTAATGATGGAACGGTTGTAACACACCAAATACAGGGAAAAACTGTGCATGAGTCTAAAGATGCCTTTATCACAAAAGGGATTAATGTTGATCAAGCAGATGAAGATCCCGTTTTGGCAAGCAATGTTATAGGAAAGTACTTATTTAGAATTCCAAACGGTGGTCACTTGCTAGACTTTATCAAAACACCAATCGGTTATATTACTACGATCTTTATGCCGCTACTCGTTTTAATTGCAATGAGTGGATGGGAATTCATTAAGCAATTTAAAGAATACAAGAGGGAAAAAACTCAAGAGATTGAAGTGAAAAAAGCGGAATTAGACGCAGAAATAGAAAGAAACAAGAAACTATATGAGGAATTGAATCAGATGAAAGAACAACTCAAAATGAATGGTAATAATGGTTAA
- a CDS encoding ArsR/SmtB family transcription factor, whose protein sequence is MELFEVFKLVADETRLRIINLLMMGELCVCEIEAILDLSQSKISRHLNALRKESVIDYERRTSWNHYFIEQSFLDEHSDLIIYLEEDVLNKEPFNLDRDRLEHYQTSCYTCASITDYKQNK, encoded by the coding sequence ATGGAACTTTTCGAAGTGTTTAAATTAGTAGCGGATGAAACTCGTTTGCGTATTATCAATCTGCTAATGATGGGTGAGTTATGCGTGTGTGAAATAGAGGCGATTCTTGATTTAAGTCAGTCAAAGATATCCAGGCATTTAAACGCGCTACGTAAGGAATCAGTAATTGACTACGAACGTCGTACATCATGGAACCACTACTTTATTGAACAGAGTTTCCTAGATGAACATTCGGATTTAATTATCTATCTAGAGGAAGATGTATTAAATAAGGAACCATTCAATCTGGATCGTGACAGGCTCGAACACTATCAAACAAGTTGTTATACTTGCGCGTCCATCACAGATTATAAACAGAATAAATAG
- the arsB gene encoding ACR3 family arsenite efflux transporter, whose translation MAEKKYSGISFFERYLTVWVALCIIVGVLIGQFIPVIPNTLGKPPFTYEQISIPIAVLIWLMIYPMMLKIDFSSIVKATKNPKGLTVTTVVNWLIKPFTMYVIAAFFLKVVFQNLIDPDLASDYLAGAIILGAAPCTAMVFVWSHLTKGNPAYTVVQVAVNDLILLFAFVPIVALLLGQTEAFVPFGTLTLSVVLFVVIPLTLGYLSRVFIIRKKGIDYLENVYIKKFGNVTIVGLLLTLILIFTLQGSAIIDNPLHIGLISVPLIIQTVFIFLIAYLWAKVWKLPHDIAAPGAMIGASNFFELAVAVAIALFGAQSGATLATVVGVLVEVPLMLALVKIANSTRKWFAEPKPDTDFAELHQ comes from the coding sequence ATGGCAGAGAAAAAATATTCAGGAATTAGTTTTTTTGAAAGATATTTAACCGTATGGGTTGCTCTATGTATCATAGTCGGAGTTTTAATCGGACAATTCATTCCAGTAATACCAAACACATTAGGTAAACCACCCTTTACATACGAACAGATTTCGATTCCGATCGCGGTCTTAATCTGGTTAATGATTTACCCGATGATGCTAAAAATTGATTTCTCAAGTATCGTAAAGGCAACTAAGAATCCAAAGGGATTAACCGTTACTACAGTAGTCAACTGGTTAATCAAGCCATTCACAATGTACGTGATTGCAGCATTCTTCTTAAAGGTCGTATTTCAGAACTTAATTGATCCAGACTTAGCGAGTGATTACTTAGCTGGAGCAATTATCCTAGGTGCAGCACCGTGTACAGCGATGGTATTTGTATGGAGTCACTTAACGAAAGGGAACCCAGCTTATACAGTCGTGCAAGTAGCGGTGAATGACTTAATTTTATTATTTGCATTTGTTCCGATTGTTGCATTATTACTTGGTCAAACAGAAGCCTTTGTTCCATTTGGAACATTAACTTTATCCGTTGTTCTGTTTGTAGTTATTCCGCTTACACTTGGTTACCTATCACGTGTGTTCATTATAAGGAAAAAAGGCATCGATTACTTAGAAAATGTTTATATCAAAAAGTTCGGTAATGTTACTATTGTTGGACTCTTACTGACACTGATTTTAATTTTCACACTACAAGGAAGTGCAATCATTGATAATCCACTACATATTGGTTTAATCTCAGTTCCATTAATTATCCAGACTGTATTCATCTTCTTAATTGCTTACCTATGGGCTAAAGTTTGGAAGTTACCTCATGATATAGCAGCACCTGGTGCGATGATCGGGGCAAGTAACTTCTTTGAACTAGCGGTTGCAGTAGCAATTGCATTATTTGGAGCACAATCAGGTGCAACTCTCGCTACAGTAGTTGGTGTGTTAGTTGAGGTACCATTAATGTTAGCACTTGTTAAAATCGCAAACAGTACAAGGAAGTGGTTTGCTGAACCTAAACCTGATACTGATTTTGCTGAATTGCATCAATAG
- a CDS encoding plasmid pRiA4b ORF-3 family protein: MARILQIKISLKHIEPLIYRTIHVQDDTNFHDLHLMIQAAFGWTYSHVYIFKIRGLNIETRNPYTMDFISPENSTLEAKETKINQFLLKPGNNFSYVYDLGDYFEHEILIEEVVKEDKRVKYPKLVDGARRCAPEDMGGPHFYSDFVKMLTDGDVDEDFEHILEWLGDEFDPEYFDLKESNKDLRNYKDWDFNEME, translated from the coding sequence ATGGCACGCATTTTACAAATTAAAATTTCACTTAAGCATATCGAACCACTCATTTACCGTACAATTCACGTTCAGGATGATACGAATTTCCATGACTTGCATCTTATGATTCAAGCCGCGTTTGGATGGACGTACTCGCATGTGTACATATTTAAAATACGTGGTTTAAACATTGAAACTAGGAATCCTTATACGATGGATTTTATTTCTCCTGAAAACAGCACATTAGAAGCAAAGGAAACTAAAATCAATCAATTCTTACTGAAACCAGGTAACAATTTCTCTTATGTCTACGATCTCGGTGATTACTTTGAACATGAGATTTTAATTGAGGAAGTTGTTAAAGAAGATAAACGTGTAAAGTATCCAAAGCTTGTTGATGGAGCTAGACGTTGTGCACCTGAAGATATGGGCGGACCTCACTTCTATTCGGACTTCGTTAAGATGCTTACGGATGGCGATGTGGATGAAGACTTCGAGCATATATTAGAATGGCTTGGTGATGAGTTTGACCCCGAGTACTTTGATTTAAAAGAAAGCAACAAGGACTTAAGAAACTATAAAGACTGGGACTTTAATGAAATGGAATAG
- a CDS encoding arsenate reductase ArsC, producing the protein MKKKVAFVCIHNSCRSQMAEGWAKKLGSDVLDVYSAGTEDYPEVKPGAVQVMEELDISMSEHRPKLLTDIPNELDILITMGCGVECPHVPTKHREDWGLEDPSGGPIEGFRNTRDIIKGKVEDLITRVKRGEL; encoded by the coding sequence ATGAAGAAGAAAGTAGCATTTGTATGTATCCATAATTCATGTCGTTCACAAATGGCAGAAGGATGGGCAAAGAAATTAGGTAGCGATGTACTTGACGTTTATTCAGCAGGGACAGAGGATTACCCTGAGGTTAAACCTGGTGCGGTTCAGGTCATGGAGGAGTTAGACATTAGCATGTCTGAACACCGTCCAAAGTTATTAACGGATATCCCTAATGAGTTAGACATTTTAATCACAATGGGATGTGGCGTAGAGTGTCCTCATGTACCGACAAAGCACCGTGAAGATTGGGGACTTGAGGATCCATCAGGAGGACCAATCGAAGGCTTCCGTAACACACGCGACATCATTAAAGGTAAGGTCGAAGATCTTATCACACGTGTTAAGCGTGGGGAGTTATAA